Part of the Aquamicrobium lusatiense genome is shown below.
GAGCGGAATAATGGATATCAAGATCACAACGCTTGCCGGCCAGGATGCTGGCAAGGTTCAGCTCTCGGACGAGATCTTCGGTCTTGATCCGCGCGAGGACATTCTGCAGCGCGTCGTGCGCTGGCAGCTTGCCAAGAAGCAGCAGGGCACGCACAAGGCCAAGGGTCGTTCGGAAATCGCACGCACCGGCGCCAAGATGTACAAGCAGAAGGGTACGGGCCGCGCCCGTCACCATTCGGCACGTGCACCGCAGTTCCGTGGTGGTGGCAAGGCCCACGGCCCGGTTGTCCGCAGCCACGAGCATGACCTTCCCAAGAAGGTTCGCGCTCTGGGTCTGAAGCATGCGCTCTCGGCCAAGGCCAAAGCATCCTCGATCATCGTCGTGGACGAGCTGAAGCTTGCTGAGGCCAAGACCAAGTCGCTGGTTGCAAGCCTGCAGTCGCTGGGCCTGACCAACGCTCTGGTGATCGGTGGTGCGGAACTGGACGCCAATTTCAAGCTGGCGGCTACCAACATCCCGAACATCGACGTGCTGCCGGTTCAGGGCATCAACGTCTACGATATTCTGCGCCGCGGCACGCTGGTCCTTTCGAAGGCCGCCGTCGAGGCTCTCGAGGAGCGCTTCAAATGACCGATCTCCGCCACTACGACGTGATCGTCTCGCCGGCGATCACCGAAAAGTCGACCATGGCATCCGAGCAGAACCAGGTTGTGTTCAACGTTGCCAAGAAGGCGACGAAGCCGGAAATCAAGGCTGCTGTCGAGGCGCTGTTCGGCGTCAAGGTTTCGGCAGTGAACACACTTGTCCGCAAGGGCAAGGTCAAGCGCTTCCGCGGCACGATTGGCCGTCAGGGCGACGTCAAGAAGGCGGTCGTCACCCTCGTCGACGGCCATTCCATCGACGTCGCGACCGGCCTGTGAGCGAAGCGGCGAGGATAAGAAAATGGCATTGAAACACTATAACCCGATCACGCCAGGCACCCGCCAGCTGGTCATCGTCGACCGCGCCGGTCTTCACAAGGGCAAGCCTGTCAAGGGCCTGACCGAAGGCCTGACCAAGTCGGGCGGCCGTAACAACGCCGGTCGCGTCACCGCGCGTTTCATCGGCGGCGGTCACAAGCGCACTTACCGCATCATCGACTTCAAGCGCCGCAAGCTTGACGTCGTGGGCACGGTGGAGCGTCTTGAGTACGATCCGAACCGTACGGCCTTCATCGCGCTGGTGAAGTACGAAGACGGCGAGCTGAACTACATCCTGGCTCCGCAGCGTCTTGCTGCCGGCGACAAGGTTGTGGCCGGCGAGTCCGCCGACGTGAAGCCCGGCAATGCAATGCCGCTTTCGGCAATGCCGGTCGGCACGATCGTCCACAACATCGAGTTGAAGCCCGGCAAGGGCGGCCAGATTGCCCGTTCGGCGGGTGCATATGGTCAGCTCGTCGGTCGCGACCAGGGCATGGCGATCCTTCGCCTGAACTCGGGTGAGCAGCGCATCGTTCACGGCTCCTGCTTTGCCACGGTTGGCGCCGTTTCCAACCCGGAACACGCCAACATCAAGGACGGCAAGGCTGGCCGTACCCGTTGGCGCGGTAAGCGTCCGCATAACCGCGGCGTGACCATGAACCCGGTTGACCACCCGCACGGCGGTGGTGAGGGACGCACGTCGGGTGGCCGTCATCCTGTGACGCCATGGGGCAAGCCGACCAAGGGCAAGAAGACGCGGTCCAACAAGGCGACCGATAAGTTTATCGTTCGCTCGCGTCATCAGCGTAAGAGCTAAGAAGAGGTAAGCCCCTGTGACTCGTTCTGTTTGGAAAGGCCCTTTCATCGACGGCTACCTTCTGAAGAAGGCAGACAAGGTTCGTGAAAGCGGTCGCAATGAGGTGATCAAGATGTGGAGCCGTCGCTCCACCATCCTGCCGCAGTTCGTCGGCCTCACCTTCGGTGTATACAATGGTCAGAAGCATGTTCCCGTCTCGGTGAATGAGGACATGGTCGGCCACAAGTTCGGTGAATTTGCCCCGACCCGTACCTATTACGGTCATGGAGCGGACAAGAAGGCGAAGAGGAAGTAACGATGGGCAAGGCCAAAGCTCCGCGCAGGCTTGCTGACAACGAGGCACGTGCCGTTCTGCGCACGATCCGCGTCAGCCCGCAGAAGCTCAATCTGGTTGCCGCGCTCATCCGTGGCAAGAAGGTCCAGACTGCGCTGAACGATCTGGAATTCTCGCGCAAGCGTATTTCCGAAACAGTGAAGAAAACACTGGAATCGGCGATCGCAAACGCAGAGAACAACCATGATCTCGACGTTGATTCGCTGGTTGTGGCGGAAGCGTATGTTGGCAAGTCGATTGTCATGAAGCGCTTCCATGCCCGTGGCCGCGGTCGCGCCAGCCGGATCGAGAAGCCGTTTTCGCACCTCACGATCGTTGTTCGTGAAGTCGAAGAGAAAGGGGAGGCCGCATAATGGGCCAGAAAATCAATCCGATCGGTCTCCGCCTCGGCATCAACCGCACCTGGGATTCGCGCTGGTACGCGAACACCGGAGAGTACGGCAAGCTGCTGCATGAGGATCTGAAGATCCGCGCGTATCTGGAAAAGGAGCTGAAGCAGGCTGCCATTTCCAAGGTGGTGATCGAGCGTCCGCACAAGAAGTGCCGCGTGACCATCCACGCCGCTCGTCCGGGCCTGATCATCGGCAAGAAGGGTGCGGACATCGAGAAGCTTCGTAAGAAGCTGACCGAGATGACCCAGTCGGAAACGCACCTCAACATCGTTGAAGTGCGCAAGCCCGAGATCGACGCCACGCTGGTCGCGCAGTCCATCGCGCAGCAGCTCGAGCGCCGTATCGCTTTCCGCCGCGCCATGAAGCGTGCCGTTCAGTCGGCGATGCGTCTGGGCGCCGAGGGCATCCGCATCAACTGCGCCGGCCGTCTCGGCGGTGCCGAAATCGCTCGTATGGAGTGGTACCGCGAAGGTCGCGTTCCGCTGCACACGCTGCGCGCCGATGTGGATTACGGCACAGCTGAAGCCCAGACTGCCTATGGCATCTGCGGCGTGAAGGTGTGGGTATTCAAGGGCGAAATCCTCGAACACGATCCGATGGCTTCCGAGCGTCGGGCCACCGAGGGTGATGCGAACACTGGCGAGCGTAGCGATCGGGGCGGCCAGCGTCGTCGCGAGAACGCCTGATAATTGAGAATTTGGAGCAAGTAAGATGCTGCAGCCAAAGCGCACAAAGTTCCGCAAGCAGTTCAAGGGCCGTATCCACGGCACCGCCAAGGGCGGCACCGATCTGAATTTCGGTGGTTTCGGACTGAAGGCGCTGGAGCCGAACCGCGTCACCGCGCGTGAGATCGAGGCGGCCCGCCGCGCGATCACCCGTGAAATGAAGCGCGCCGGCCGCGTGTGGATCCGTATTTTCCCGGATCTTCCCGTGACGAGCAAGCCGACCGAAGTCCGTATGGGCAAGGGTAAGGGCTCGGTCGACTACTGGGCTTGCAGGGTCAAGCCGGGTCGCGTGATGTTCGAAATCGACGGCGTTCCGGAAGATGTCGCGCGTGAAGCGCTGCGTCTCGGTGCTGCCAAGCTTTCGGTGCGCACGCGCTTTGTGCAGCGCATCGCTGAATAAGGAAGAGCAGAGATGAAAGCTTCAGATATCCGCTCGAAGACGCAGGATCAGCTCTCTGACGAACTGGCTTCCCTGAAGAAGGAACAGTTCAACCTGCGCTTCCAGAAGGCCACCGGCCAGCTTGAGAAGACCGACCGCGTCAAGCAGGTCCGCAAGGACATCGCTCGCATCAAGACCATCGCCGCGGAGAAAACCGCGGCCAAGAAGGCATAAGGAAAAAACCATGCCGAAGCGTATTCTGCAGGGCGTCGTCGTCAGCGACAAGAATGACAAGACCGTCGTCGTGAAGGTGGAGCGTCGCTTCACCCATCCGGTGATGAAGAAGGTTGTGCGCATGTCGAAGAAGTACAAGGCGCACGATGAGAACAACGTCCACAAGGTTGGCGACAGCGTCCTGATCCAGGAATCGGCGCCGATCTCCAAGGACAAGCGCTGGGTTGTCGTGACCCAGGACCAGGCTTGATCGGGCGTTTAACGAATTTTGGACAGACCGGGGAGGGCAGGGCCTCTCCCAATAGAGAAGAAAAAGGCGGCCAGTCATG
Proteins encoded:
- the rplD gene encoding 50S ribosomal protein L4, giving the protein MDIKITTLAGQDAGKVQLSDEIFGLDPREDILQRVVRWQLAKKQQGTHKAKGRSEIARTGAKMYKQKGTGRARHHSARAPQFRGGGKAHGPVVRSHEHDLPKKVRALGLKHALSAKAKASSIIVVDELKLAEAKTKSLVASLQSLGLTNALVIGGAELDANFKLAATNIPNIDVLPVQGINVYDILRRGTLVLSKAAVEALEERFK
- a CDS encoding 50S ribosomal protein L23 — protein: MTDLRHYDVIVSPAITEKSTMASEQNQVVFNVAKKATKPEIKAAVEALFGVKVSAVNTLVRKGKVKRFRGTIGRQGDVKKAVVTLVDGHSIDVATGL
- the rplB gene encoding 50S ribosomal protein L2, giving the protein MALKHYNPITPGTRQLVIVDRAGLHKGKPVKGLTEGLTKSGGRNNAGRVTARFIGGGHKRTYRIIDFKRRKLDVVGTVERLEYDPNRTAFIALVKYEDGELNYILAPQRLAAGDKVVAGESADVKPGNAMPLSAMPVGTIVHNIELKPGKGGQIARSAGAYGQLVGRDQGMAILRLNSGEQRIVHGSCFATVGAVSNPEHANIKDGKAGRTRWRGKRPHNRGVTMNPVDHPHGGGEGRTSGGRHPVTPWGKPTKGKKTRSNKATDKFIVRSRHQRKS
- the rpsS gene encoding 30S ribosomal protein S19, translating into MTRSVWKGPFIDGYLLKKADKVRESGRNEVIKMWSRRSTILPQFVGLTFGVYNGQKHVPVSVNEDMVGHKFGEFAPTRTYYGHGADKKAKRK
- the rplV gene encoding 50S ribosomal protein L22, which encodes MGKAKAPRRLADNEARAVLRTIRVSPQKLNLVAALIRGKKVQTALNDLEFSRKRISETVKKTLESAIANAENNHDLDVDSLVVAEAYVGKSIVMKRFHARGRGRASRIEKPFSHLTIVVREVEEKGEAA
- the rpsC gene encoding 30S ribosomal protein S3; translation: MGQKINPIGLRLGINRTWDSRWYANTGEYGKLLHEDLKIRAYLEKELKQAAISKVVIERPHKKCRVTIHAARPGLIIGKKGADIEKLRKKLTEMTQSETHLNIVEVRKPEIDATLVAQSIAQQLERRIAFRRAMKRAVQSAMRLGAEGIRINCAGRLGGAEIARMEWYREGRVPLHTLRADVDYGTAEAQTAYGICGVKVWVFKGEILEHDPMASERRATEGDANTGERSDRGGQRRRENA
- the rplP gene encoding 50S ribosomal protein L16, which codes for MLQPKRTKFRKQFKGRIHGTAKGGTDLNFGGFGLKALEPNRVTAREIEAARRAITREMKRAGRVWIRIFPDLPVTSKPTEVRMGKGKGSVDYWACRVKPGRVMFEIDGVPEDVAREALRLGAAKLSVRTRFVQRIAE
- the rpmC gene encoding 50S ribosomal protein L29; amino-acid sequence: MKASDIRSKTQDQLSDELASLKKEQFNLRFQKATGQLEKTDRVKQVRKDIARIKTIAAEKTAAKKA
- the rpsQ gene encoding 30S ribosomal protein S17, with protein sequence MPKRILQGVVVSDKNDKTVVVKVERRFTHPVMKKVVRMSKKYKAHDENNVHKVGDSVLIQESAPISKDKRWVVVTQDQA